Proteins from one Deinococcus actinosclerus genomic window:
- the mutS gene encoding DNA mismatch repair protein MutS codes for MRAQNVLKGTGSGALPPMLEQYVRMRDEVAETLPHALLLFQVGDFYETFGEDAERTARLLGLALTHKSSRDFSTPMAGIPLRALDSHVERLLGCGVCVAVADQVEEPGSGLMDRRVTQLLTPGTVTEERHLGADENYLAAVATGDGYALALLDVSTGEFRCAAFHTRLALYDELARCRAREVLLAPELSGNAALLADFQARFPVMLSPASFEEGDALEALRATLGEVPASLSSGALRRACGAVLGYARVTQQGRLDMVRRVVRFEPGAHMRLPDAAVRALELFQAQSPQGRTLTDVLGQTRTAGGRRRLRAWLRAPLLDELSIRARLDAVEAFTRAPDLRGAVRSLLYRAHDLERLSARVSTRRAAPREVAALARTLDLLPEATELLGAQGGLLGGVRDRLSALPDVVTRIRAALVDEPPIRVGEGGLIRDGFHAELDELRAAAIGHRAWLAELEVTERQRTGIGSLKVGYNSVFGYYLEVTGAHLGKVPADYRQVATLKDRARFTRPDLREREREIARLEAAASRLEQEVFTELRDSLAAHAEALADAAGALSELDVLAALADVAAEHGWIRPVTSGGPLRLVQARHPVVERSLGGRFVPNDVHLDAARRAVLLTGPNMAGKSTYLRTAALCALLHQIGSFVPADHAELPVYDAVHTRIGASDDLAGGRSTFMVEMSELAAILHGATHASLVILDEIGRGTSTLDGLAIAQAALEHLHAAGAHTLFATHYFELTRLESDLPGLVNLHVAAEEDAAGSGGLTFYHQVVPGAARQSYGVEVARLAGLPGGVTTRAARLLTALGAQGADTRLTRELATLDLARLTPMQALDLLHRWQREVTGAEAVHDG; via the coding sequence ATGCGGGCTCAGAATGTCCTGAAGGGAACCGGGTCGGGGGCGCTGCCGCCGATGCTGGAGCAGTACGTGCGGATGCGCGACGAGGTGGCCGAGACGCTGCCGCACGCGCTGCTGCTGTTTCAGGTGGGAGATTTCTACGAGACGTTCGGGGAGGACGCCGAGCGCACCGCGCGGCTGCTGGGGCTGGCGCTGACGCACAAGAGCAGCCGGGATTTCAGTACGCCCATGGCGGGGATTCCCCTGCGGGCGCTGGACAGTCACGTCGAGCGGCTGCTGGGGTGCGGGGTGTGCGTGGCGGTGGCGGATCAGGTGGAGGAGCCGGGTTCGGGCCTGATGGACCGCCGCGTGACGCAGCTGCTCACGCCGGGCACCGTGACCGAGGAGCGGCACCTGGGCGCGGACGAGAACTACCTGGCGGCAGTGGCGACCGGGGACGGGTACGCGCTGGCGCTGCTGGACGTCAGCACCGGGGAGTTCCGCTGCGCGGCGTTCCACACCCGCCTCGCCCTGTACGACGAGCTGGCGCGCTGCCGGGCGCGGGAGGTGCTGCTCGCGCCGGAACTGTCGGGGAACGCCGCGCTGCTGGCGGATTTCCAGGCGCGCTTCCCGGTGATGCTCTCCCCCGCCAGCTTCGAGGAAGGCGACGCGCTGGAAGCGCTGCGGGCCACGCTGGGCGAGGTGCCCGCCAGCCTGTCGTCGGGGGCGCTGCGGCGGGCGTGCGGGGCGGTGCTGGGATACGCGCGGGTGACGCAGCAGGGGCGGCTGGACATGGTGCGGCGCGTGGTGCGCTTCGAGCCGGGCGCGCACATGAGATTGCCCGACGCGGCGGTGCGGGCGCTGGAGCTGTTCCAGGCGCAGTCCCCGCAGGGCCGCACGCTGACGGACGTGCTGGGGCAGACCCGCACGGCGGGCGGGCGTCGGCGGCTGCGGGCGTGGCTGCGCGCGCCGCTGCTGGATGAACTGAGCATCCGCGCGCGGCTGGACGCCGTGGAGGCCTTCACGCGCGCGCCGGACCTGCGCGGCGCGGTGCGGTCCCTGCTGTACCGCGCGCACGATCTGGAGCGGCTCTCGGCGCGGGTCTCGACCCGGCGGGCCGCGCCGCGCGAGGTGGCGGCCCTGGCCCGCACGCTGGACCTGCTGCCCGAGGCGACCGAGCTGCTGGGCGCGCAGGGCGGGCTGCTGGGCGGCGTGCGTGATCGCCTGTCGGCCCTGCCGGACGTCGTGACCCGCATCCGCGCCGCGCTGGTGGACGAGCCGCCCATCCGCGTGGGCGAGGGCGGCCTGATCCGCGACGGTTTCCACGCCGAGCTGGACGAACTGCGCGCCGCCGCGATCGGGCACCGCGCGTGGCTGGCGGAACTGGAGGTCACCGAGCGGCAGCGCACCGGGATTGGCAGCCTGAAGGTCGGGTACAACAGCGTGTTCGGGTACTACCTGGAGGTCACGGGCGCGCACCTGGGCAAGGTGCCCGCCGATTACCGGCAGGTGGCGACCCTGAAGGACCGCGCGCGCTTCACCCGCCCGGACCTGCGCGAACGCGAGCGCGAGATCGCCCGGCTGGAGGCCGCCGCGAGCCGCCTGGAGCAGGAGGTCTTCACGGAACTGCGCGACAGCCTCGCCGCGCACGCCGAGGCGCTGGCCGACGCTGCCGGGGCGCTGAGTGAACTGGACGTCCTGGCCGCGCTGGCCGACGTGGCCGCCGAGCACGGCTGGATCCGCCCCGTCACCAGTGGCGGCCCCCTGCGGCTGGTGCAGGCGCGGCACCCGGTCGTGGAACGCAGCCTGGGCGGACGCTTCGTGCCGAACGACGTGCACCTCGACGCCGCGCGGCGCGCGGTGCTGCTGACCGGGCCGAACATGGCGGGCAAGAGCACGTACCTGCGCACCGCCGCCCTGTGCGCCCTGCTGCACCAGATCGGCTCGTTCGTGCCCGCCGACCACGCCGAACTCCCGGTGTACGACGCCGTGCACACCCGCATCGGCGCGAGTGACGACCTCGCGGGCGGGCGCTCCACGTTCATGGTCGAGATGAGCGAACTCGCCGCGATCCTCCACGGCGCCACGCACGCCAGCCTCGTGATCCTCGACGAGATCGGGCGCGGCACGAGCACCCTCGACGGCCTCGCCATCGCGCAGGCCGCGCTGGAACACCTGCACGCCGCCGGGGCGCACACGCTGTTCGCCACGCACTACTTCGAACTTACCCGCCTGGAAAGCGACCTGCCCGGCCTCGTGAACCTCCACGTCGCCGCAGAAGAGGACGCCGCCGGGAGCGGGGGCCTGACCTTCTACCATCAGGTCGTGCCCGGTGCGGCCCGCCAGAGTTACGGCGTGGAGGTCGCGCGCCTCGCCGGACTGCCCGGGGGCGTCACCACCCGCGCCGCGCGCCTGCTGACCGCGCTGGGCGCGCAGGGCGCCGACACGCGCCTCACGCGGGAACTCGCCACGCTGGACCTCGCGCGGCTGACGCCCATGCAGGCCCTCGACCTGCTGCACCGCTGGCAGCGCGAGGTGACCGGCGCGGAAGCCGTGCATGACGGTTGA
- a CDS encoding SDR family oxidoreductase — protein MSLFQLNGKRALVTGGSRGIGLAAAHDLIRLGAQVTLTARSEDALRRAADAIGARWVVADVSTPDGVRAAVEAAGQVDILVSNAGGPPPAQPSAVTEEGWAQGFQTTFMSTARLATAVLPGMRERRWGRIIAVTSLTVGRPALNLPVSNAMRAAVTNHLRTLALEVAADGVTCNTVAPGYTATERLNALHADPADAERLKARIPARRFGEPNEVGAAVAFLATNEAAYITGQEILVDGGWSI, from the coding sequence ATGAGCCTCTTTCAGCTGAACGGGAAACGCGCCCTAGTGACCGGCGGCAGCCGCGGCATCGGGCTGGCCGCCGCGCACGATCTGATCCGCCTGGGCGCGCAGGTGACGCTCACCGCCCGCAGTGAGGACGCGCTGCGCCGCGCCGCCGACGCCATCGGCGCGCGCTGGGTCGTGGCGGACGTGAGCACCCCGGACGGCGTGCGGGCTGCCGTGGAGGCCGCTGGTCAGGTGGACATCCTGGTCAGCAACGCGGGCGGGCCGCCCCCCGCGCAGCCCAGCGCCGTCACGGAGGAGGGGTGGGCGCAGGGCTTCCAGACCACGTTCATGAGCACCGCGCGGCTGGCCACCGCGGTGCTGCCCGGCATGCGCGAGCGCCGCTGGGGCCGCATCATCGCCGTGACCAGCCTGACCGTGGGCCGCCCCGCGCTGAACCTGCCGGTCAGCAACGCCATGCGCGCCGCCGTCACGAACCACCTGCGGACCCTGGCGCTGGAAGTCGCCGCGGACGGCGTGACCTGCAACACGGTCGCGCCCGGGTACACCGCCACCGAACGCCTGAACGCCCTGCACGCCGACCCGGCCGACGCCGAACGTCTGAAGGCCCGCATTCCCGCGCGCCGCTTCGGCGAACCGAACGAGGTGGGCGCCGCGGTCGCGTTCCTCGCCACGAACGAGGCGGCGTACATCACGGGTCAGGAGATCCTCGTGGACGGCGGCTGGAGCATCTGA
- a CDS encoding twin-arginine translocase TatA/TatE family subunit: MSLGPLEIILIIAVIALIFGAKKLPELGKGLGQGIKEFKRETHKEQAVTDVPSRPLDPVTPATPVTPVSEPISDRR; the protein is encoded by the coding sequence ATGAGCCTCGGACCCCTGGAAATCATCCTGATCATCGCCGTGATCGCCCTCATCTTCGGTGCCAAGAAACTCCCGGAACTCGGCAAGGGCCTCGGGCAGGGCATCAAGGAATTCAAGCGTGAAACCCACAAGGAACAGGCCGTGACCGACGTGCCCTCGCGCCCGCTGGATCCCGTGACGCCTGCCACGCCCGTCACCCCGGTCAGCGAGCCCATCAGCGACCGCCGCTGA
- the tatC gene encoding twin-arginine translocase subunit TatC translates to MSATPPKELSSAPLFDHLDELRKRIIISVIFLAVGMAVAFQYRVQLIEFFKEPLTHSVLYQADKVKLVALQLTEQLMLSLNMSFWAGLALALPFILWQVWAFIAPGLYVHERRWALPFILGAGVAFLGGALFGYKMVLPTMIPFLADFMGGTVEGYFSIGSYLGMVTTFLISFGLAFEMPILAVILTRIGIVNHTMLRGGWRIALVVIMIAAAVITPTPDPMNMLLVAAPLYVLYELSVILSRVFRVVPPEETETPAPLGF, encoded by the coding sequence ATGTCCGCCACCCCACCCAAAGAGCTGAGCAGCGCCCCGCTGTTCGACCACCTGGACGAACTGCGCAAGCGGATCATCATCAGCGTGATCTTCCTGGCGGTCGGTATGGCCGTCGCCTTCCAGTACCGCGTCCAGCTGATCGAGTTCTTCAAGGAACCCCTCACCCACTCCGTGCTGTATCAGGCGGACAAGGTCAAGCTGGTCGCGCTGCAACTCACCGAGCAGCTCATGCTGAGCCTGAACATGTCCTTCTGGGCGGGGCTGGCGCTGGCGCTGCCGTTCATCCTGTGGCAGGTGTGGGCCTTCATCGCCCCGGGACTGTACGTCCACGAGCGGCGCTGGGCGCTGCCCTTCATCCTGGGTGCCGGCGTGGCCTTCCTGGGCGGCGCGCTCTTCGGGTACAAGATGGTCCTGCCCACCATGATTCCCTTCCTGGCGGACTTCATGGGCGGCACGGTCGAGGGGTACTTCAGCATCGGCTCGTACCTGGGCATGGTCACCACCTTCCTGATCTCCTTCGGGCTGGCCTTCGAGATGCCCATCCTGGCGGTGATCCTCACCCGCATCGGGATCGTGAACCACACCATGCTGCGCGGCGGGTGGCGCATCGCGCTGGTCGTCATCATGATCGCCGCCGCCGTGATCACGCCCACGCCCGACCCCATGAACATGCTCCTCGTGGCCGCGCCCCTGTACGTCCTGTACGAACTCAGCGTGATCCTCTCGCGCGTGTTCCGCGTCGTGCCCCCCGAGGAGACCGAGACGCCCGCCCCGCTGGGCTTCTGA
- the lgt gene encoding prolipoprotein diacylglyceryl transferase gives MDPIFLQIGNFTIAWYGVLITLGIVAGVWVGTRMARERGLNVDLFNDMILWMIVWGLVGARLVFVATSWNQFENIPFPRVLLDIVNLRQGGISIHGGLIGGILVMLYYARRKGMDFYRYADLCVPGVAFGIIGGRIGNIMNGTDTVGRVTGWPIGFQWPASARAFHDGMCIKNANPDMDLSQYCQQIGGQLVMTAPVHFTQLYGVIIGIILSVAAYFWLRSRIPGWAFWQFWLWYSVLRAGWEETFRLNPLTIKTYLNQGLDAPGIGLLTDTQLISIPLIIVSVWMLIRLRRKGAPVQTTPAEITA, from the coding sequence ATGGATCCCATCTTCCTTCAAATCGGCAATTTCACGATTGCCTGGTACGGCGTGCTCATCACCCTGGGCATCGTCGCCGGCGTGTGGGTCGGCACGCGCATGGCCCGCGAACGCGGCCTGAACGTCGACCTCTTCAACGACATGATCCTCTGGATGATCGTCTGGGGCCTCGTGGGCGCGCGGCTGGTGTTCGTCGCGACCTCCTGGAACCAGTTCGAGAACATCCCCTTCCCCCGCGTGCTGCTCGACATCGTGAACCTCCGCCAGGGCGGCATCAGCATCCACGGCGGATTGATCGGCGGCATCCTGGTGATGCTGTACTACGCCCGCCGCAAGGGCATGGACTTCTACCGCTACGCGGACCTGTGCGTGCCCGGCGTGGCCTTCGGGATCATCGGCGGCCGCATCGGGAACATCATGAACGGCACCGACACGGTGGGCCGCGTGACCGGCTGGCCCATCGGGTTCCAGTGGCCCGCCAGCGCCCGCGCCTTCCATGACGGCATGTGCATCAAGAACGCCAACCCGGACATGGACCTCTCGCAGTACTGCCAGCAGATCGGCGGGCAGCTCGTGATGACCGCGCCCGTGCACTTCACGCAGCTGTACGGCGTGATCATCGGGATCATCCTGTCGGTCGCGGCGTACTTCTGGCTGCGCAGCCGCATCCCCGGCTGGGCCTTCTGGCAGTTCTGGCTGTGGTACTCGGTCCTGCGCGCCGGCTGGGAGGAGACCTTCCGCTTGAACCCGCTGACCATCAAGACCTACCTCAACCAGGGCCTGGACGCCCCCGGCATCGGCCTGCTGACCGACACGCAGCTCATCAGCATTCCGCTGATCATCGTGAGCGTCTGGATGCTGATCCGTCTGCGCCGCAAGGGCGCGCCCGTCCAGACGACCCCGGCTGAAATCACCGCCTGA
- the glmU gene encoding bifunctional UDP-N-acetylglucosamine diphosphorylase/glucosamine-1-phosphate N-acetyltransferase GlmU, with protein sequence MTEQTRPLDVVILAAGQGTRMKSSLPKVLHPVAGRPMVAWAVKTARDLGARNVVVVTGHGAEKVEAALGEADVIFARQAQQLGTGHAFIQGLDALSDHQADVLVLYGDTPLLRADTLTALLSDHRARGGAFTVLTGEVPDATGYGRIIRDAQGNVERIVEQKDATPQERDVREFNSGVYLMDARARELSARITNDNASGEYYLTDLLGLYRAEGAEVHAFKLTDPSEVMGANDRTGLAEAEGIIRARLTQEHMRAGVTIHLPETVYIEDTVQLGRDVTLEPGVILRGQTRVAEGATIGAYSVITDSTLHEGVTVKPHSVLEGAEVGAGSDVGPFARLRPGTVLAGGVHIGNFVETKNARLAQGVKAGHLAYLGDVEIGEETNVGAGTIVANFDGVNKHRSTVGAGVFIGSNSTLIAPRVVGDAAFIAAGSAVHDDVPEGAMAVARGKQRTLEGWSKRYWGGLRGKVQEKLPWLAGWLDRQD encoded by the coding sequence ATGACTGAACAGACCCGTCCGCTGGACGTCGTGATTCTCGCTGCCGGGCAGGGCACCCGCATGAAATCCAGCCTGCCCAAGGTGCTGCACCCCGTCGCGGGCCGCCCGATGGTCGCCTGGGCCGTGAAGACCGCCCGTGACCTGGGCGCCCGGAACGTGGTGGTGGTGACCGGCCACGGCGCCGAAAAAGTGGAGGCCGCCCTGGGTGAAGCGGACGTGATCTTCGCGCGGCAGGCCCAGCAGCTCGGCACGGGGCACGCGTTCATCCAGGGACTCGACGCCCTGAGTGACCATCAGGCGGACGTGCTCGTGCTGTACGGCGACACGCCCCTGCTGCGCGCCGACACCCTGACGGCCCTGCTGAGCGATCACCGCGCGCGGGGCGGGGCCTTCACGGTCCTGACCGGCGAGGTGCCGGACGCGACCGGGTACGGCCGGATCATCCGCGACGCCCAGGGCAACGTGGAACGCATCGTGGAGCAGAAGGACGCCACGCCCCAGGAACGCGACGTGCGGGAATTCAACAGCGGCGTGTACCTGATGGACGCCCGCGCGCGCGAGCTCTCGGCGCGCATCACGAACGACAACGCCAGCGGCGAGTACTACCTCACCGACCTGCTGGGGCTGTACCGCGCCGAGGGGGCCGAGGTGCACGCCTTCAAACTCACCGATCCCAGCGAGGTCATGGGCGCCAACGACCGCACCGGGCTGGCCGAGGCCGAGGGGATCATCCGCGCGCGCCTCACGCAGGAGCACATGCGCGCCGGCGTGACCATCCACCTGCCCGAGACGGTGTACATCGAGGACACCGTGCAGCTCGGCCGGGACGTGACCCTGGAACCCGGCGTGATCCTGCGCGGCCAGACCCGCGTGGCCGAGGGCGCCACCATCGGCGCGTACAGCGTCATCACCGACAGCACCCTCCACGAGGGCGTGACGGTCAAGCCCCACAGCGTCCTGGAGGGCGCCGAGGTCGGCGCGGGCAGCGACGTGGGGCCGTTCGCGCGCCTGCGCCCCGGCACCGTCCTGGCAGGGGGCGTGCACATCGGGAACTTCGTGGAGACGAAAAACGCCCGGCTGGCCCAGGGCGTGAAGGCCGGGCACCTCGCGTACCTGGGCGACGTCGAGATCGGCGAGGAGACGAACGTCGGGGCGGGCACCATCGTCGCGAACTTCGACGGCGTGAACAAGCACCGCTCCACCGTGGGCGCGGGCGTGTTCATCGGCAGCAACAGCACCCTGATCGCTCCGCGCGTTGTGGGCGACGCCGCCTTCATCGCGGCGGGCAGCGCCGTGCACGACGACGTGCCCGAGGGCGCCATGGCCGTCGCGCGCGGCAAGCAGCGCACCCTGGAGGGCTGGTCGAAACGCTACTGGGGTGGCCTGCGCGGGAAGGTGCAGGAGAAGCTGCCCTGGCTGGCCGGCTGGCTCGACCGCCAGGACTGA
- a CDS encoding ABC transporter ATP-binding protein: protein MIEVQGYTKRYGRHEAVSNLSFTVQPGAVFGLLGSNGAGKTTTIRALVGLTRPTSGAVRVAGFDVWRDPVKAKAAFGYIPDRPYLYGKLTARELLRFVGQLYQVGGADTEIDRWLEFFRLTDFGNELIETYSHGMRQKVAIIAALLPDPPVLIVDEPMVGLDPHAARQVRDLFRSHADRGRTVLLTTHSLPVAEAVCDRLVVLDRGKVLGEGSMDDLRARTGTEAGGVHGDSLERIFFRLLEDELEEGRRAREAAGVPGVGA from the coding sequence ATGATTGAGGTGCAGGGGTACACCAAGCGCTACGGGCGGCACGAGGCCGTCAGCAACCTGTCGTTCACGGTGCAGCCCGGCGCGGTGTTCGGCCTGCTGGGCAGCAACGGGGCGGGGAAGACCACCACCATCCGCGCGCTGGTCGGCCTGACCCGCCCCACGAGCGGCGCGGTGCGCGTGGCGGGCTTCGACGTGTGGCGCGACCCGGTGAAGGCCAAGGCGGCGTTCGGGTACATCCCGGACCGCCCGTACCTGTACGGCAAGCTGACCGCCCGCGAACTGCTGCGCTTCGTGGGGCAGCTGTATCAGGTCGGGGGGGCGGACACCGAGATCGACCGCTGGCTGGAGTTCTTCCGCCTGACCGACTTCGGCAATGAACTCATCGAGACGTACTCGCACGGCATGCGGCAGAAGGTGGCGATCATCGCCGCGCTGCTGCCCGACCCGCCCGTCCTGATCGTGGACGAACCCATGGTGGGTCTCGACCCGCACGCCGCGCGGCAGGTGCGGGACCTGTTCCGCTCGCACGCCGACCGGGGCCGCACCGTGCTGCTCACCACCCACTCGCTGCCCGTCGCGGAGGCCGTCTGCGACCGGCTGGTCGTGCTCGACCGCGGCAAGGTGCTCGGCGAGGGCAGCATGGACGACCTGCGCGCCCGCACCGGCACCGAGGCTGGCGGCGTGCACGGCGACAGCCTGGAACGCATCTTCTTCCGGCTGCTGGAGGACGAACTGGAGGAGGGGCGCCGCGCCCGCGAGGCCGCCGGAGTGCCCGGGGTGGGCGCTTGA
- a CDS encoding putative ABC transporter permease subunit gives MTVTPAPRPTGTAQPSLSGLKLRALAHTVRRAPKWGYALVGTLALLLVAGEVAGTWKALTFLGRFGDIGLNVFSRVLEIGLITLSSGVTFSATTAAISTLYLSDDLNFLLTQPIQTTRVFALKVTETFLNAALVPVFLTVPLLLTVAAYFHAPVWAYPVMLLTALLVFAAPVGLGALLAVLLMRVAPVGRVREVSTGLGVIISAALVYAIRALRPEVLVQKLQDPGKVEALLRDFAGPSSPLLPPSWAAQGIWQAAHGHLAAPLLPLLLLTATLLLGATLLAAKAYQDGWARALDSSTPRLDPRPRRAGPTERLLTRLGRGGALASKDLRVTLRDPTQWSQLLVVVALAGVYLVSVKAVPIPVPQFRGILGYIQLAFQGFIIAGIAVRLAFPAVSTEARSYWLLRTAPIQPRQIVLSKFLGVLPVTLTVGLIMGLASAAAMNLGPTLFLLSALVSVSNALVITALGVGLGAAAPKFDADNPAEIGVSPGGLAFMGLSLAYSVLCLLLLARPAAGSVLRPDLFPGYSALTTLEGILGLIGLVVATVLGTWLSLRSGWQRLDLLE, from the coding sequence TTGACCGTCACGCCCGCCCCCCGCCCCACCGGGACGGCCCAGCCCAGCCTGAGCGGCCTGAAACTCCGCGCGCTGGCCCACACCGTCCGCCGGGCCCCGAAGTGGGGCTACGCGCTCGTGGGCACGCTGGCCCTGCTCCTCGTGGCCGGCGAGGTGGCCGGCACATGGAAGGCCCTGACCTTCCTGGGCCGCTTCGGCGACATCGGCCTGAACGTCTTTTCCCGCGTGCTGGAGATCGGCCTGATCACGCTGAGCAGCGGCGTGACCTTCAGCGCCACCACCGCCGCCATCAGCACGCTGTACCTCAGTGACGACCTGAACTTCCTCCTGACCCAGCCCATCCAGACGACCCGCGTGTTCGCCCTGAAGGTCACCGAGACGTTCCTGAACGCCGCGCTGGTCCCGGTGTTCCTGACCGTCCCGCTGCTCCTGACGGTCGCCGCGTACTTCCACGCGCCCGTCTGGGCCTACCCGGTCATGCTGCTCACCGCGCTGCTGGTGTTCGCCGCGCCCGTGGGCCTCGGCGCGCTGCTCGCCGTGCTGCTCATGCGCGTCGCCCCGGTCGGCCGCGTCCGCGAGGTCAGCACCGGCCTGGGCGTGATCATCAGCGCCGCCCTCGTGTACGCCATCCGCGCCCTGCGGCCCGAGGTGCTCGTGCAGAAACTCCAGGACCCTGGCAAGGTCGAGGCCCTGCTGCGCGACTTCGCCGGACCCAGCAGCCCCCTCCTGCCGCCCTCCTGGGCCGCCCAGGGCATCTGGCAGGCCGCGCACGGCCACCTCGCCGCGCCGCTGCTGCCGCTGCTGCTGCTCACCGCCACGCTGCTCCTGGGCGCGACTCTCCTCGCCGCGAAGGCCTACCAGGACGGCTGGGCCCGCGCGCTGGACTCCAGCACCCCCAGACTCGACCCGCGCCCCCGCCGCGCCGGGCCCACCGAACGCCTGCTGACCCGCCTGGGGCGCGGCGGCGCGCTCGCCAGCAAGGACCTGCGCGTCACGCTGCGCGACCCCACCCAGTGGAGCCAGCTGCTCGTGGTCGTGGCACTCGCCGGGGTGTACCTCGTGAGCGTCAAGGCCGTCCCCATCCCGGTGCCGCAGTTCCGGGGCATCCTCGGCTACATCCAGCTGGCCTTCCAGGGCTTCATCATCGCGGGCATCGCCGTCCGCCTCGCGTTCCCCGCCGTCAGCACCGAGGCGCGCAGCTACTGGCTGCTGCGCACCGCGCCCATCCAGCCGCGCCAGATCGTCCTCAGCAAATTCCTGGGGGTGCTGCCCGTCACCCTGACCGTGGGCCTCATCATGGGCCTCGCCAGCGCCGCCGCCATGAACCTCGGCCCCACCCTCTTCCTGCTCAGCGCCCTGGTCAGCGTCAGCAACGCCCTCGTGATCACCGCGCTCGGCGTGGGCCTCGGCGCCGCCGCCCCCAAATTCGACGCGGACAACCCCGCCGAGATCGGCGTCAGCCCCGGCGGCCTCGCCTTCATGGGCCTCAGCCTCGCCTACAGCGTGCTGTGCCTCCTCCTGCTCGCCCGCCCCGCCGCCGGCAGCGTCCTGCGGCCCGACCTGTTCCCCGGCTACAGCGCCCTGACCACCCTGGAAGGCATCCTCGGCCTGATCGGGCTGGTGGTCGCCACCGTCCTCGGTACCTGGCTCAGCCTCCGCAGCGGCTGGCAGCGACTGGACCTGCTGGAGTGA
- a CDS encoding YciI-like protein, producing the protein MHFLLLYRDLVPDYVTRREPLRAAHLAHAQAAADRGELLLGGALADPVDGAALLFQGDEPDAAEQFARTDPYVLGGLIGTWEVRRWHTVIGAGAAHQP; encoded by the coding sequence ATGCACTTCCTGCTGCTGTACCGCGACCTCGTCCCCGACTACGTCACGCGGCGCGAACCGCTGCGGGCCGCGCACCTCGCGCACGCGCAGGCCGCCGCCGACCGGGGCGAGTTGCTGCTGGGGGGCGCGCTGGCCGACCCGGTGGACGGCGCCGCCCTCCTGTTCCAGGGCGACGAACCGGACGCCGCTGAACAGTTCGCCCGCACCGACCCATACGTGCTGGGCGGGCTGATCGGCACCTGGGAAGTGCGGCGCTGGCACACCGTCATCGGCGCAGGCGCCGCCCACCAGCCCTGA
- a CDS encoding saccharopine dehydrogenase family protein, with translation MSKVIIIGAGGVANVVAKKCAQNDQVFTEVLIATRTVAKADKIVAEIKEHMPESKAVFTTATVDADNVPELVKLINDFGPKMVINVALPYQDLTIMDACLETGVHYLDTANYEPKDVAKFEYSWQWAYQDRFREKGLMALLGCGFDPGATQAFTAHHAKHHFSEIHYLDIVDCNNGNHGKAFATNFNPEINIREITANGRYWENGQWVETQPLEISQDIYYPKVATRKSYVLYHEELESLVKHFPTIKRARFWMTFGEAYIKHLNVLEGIGMTSIEPIDFRGMKVAPIEFLKAVLPAPESLAAGYSGQTCIGVQAKGIGKDGQPKVHFVYNVKDHADCYREVQAQGVSYTTGVPAMIGAMLMLQGEWMQPGVWNVEQLDPDPFFDAMNKWGLPISELADIELVKD, from the coding sequence ATGAGCAAGGTCATCATCATCGGAGCGGGCGGCGTCGCCAACGTCGTCGCCAAGAAGTGCGCCCAGAACGATCAGGTCTTCACCGAAGTGCTGATCGCCACCCGCACCGTCGCCAAGGCCGACAAGATCGTCGCCGAGATCAAAGAGCACATGCCCGAGAGCAAGGCCGTGTTCACCACCGCCACCGTCGACGCCGACAACGTCCCCGAACTCGTCAAGCTGATCAACGACTTCGGACCGAAGATGGTCATCAACGTGGCCCTTCCCTACCAGGACCTGACCATCATGGACGCCTGCCTCGAAACCGGCGTGCACTACCTCGACACCGCCAACTACGAACCCAAGGACGTCGCCAAGTTCGAGTACTCCTGGCAGTGGGCCTACCAGGACCGCTTCCGCGAGAAGGGCCTGATGGCGCTGCTCGGCTGCGGCTTCGACCCCGGCGCCACCCAGGCGTTCACCGCGCACCACGCCAAGCACCACTTCTCTGAAATCCACTACCTGGACATCGTGGACTGCAACAACGGCAACCACGGCAAGGCGTTCGCCACCAACTTCAACCCGGAAATCAACATCCGCGAGATCACCGCCAACGGCCGCTACTGGGAAAACGGTCAGTGGGTCGAGACCCAGCCCCTGGAAATCAGCCAGGACATCTACTACCCCAAGGTCGCCACCCGCAAGAGCTACGTGCTGTACCACGAGGAACTCGAGTCCCTCGTCAAGCACTTCCCCACCATCAAGCGCGCCCGCTTCTGGATGACCTTCGGCGAGGCGTACATCAAGCACCTCAACGTCCTCGAGGGCATCGGCATGACCTCGATCGAACCCATCGACTTCCGCGGCATGAAGGTCGCCCCGATCGAGTTCCTGAAAGCCGTGCTGCCCGCCCCCGAATCCCTGGCGGCCGGGTACAGCGGCCAGACCTGCATCGGCGTGCAGGCCAAGGGCATCGGCAAGGACGGCCAGCCCAAGGTGCACTTCGTGTACAACGTCAAGGACCACGCCGACTGCTACCGCGAGGTGCAGGCGCAGGGCGTCAGCTACACCACCGGCGTGCCCGCCATGATCGGCGCCATGCTGATGCTCCAGGGCGAGTGGATGCAGCCCGGCGTCTGGAACGTCGAGCAGCTCGACCCCGATCCCTTCTTCGACGCCATGAACAAGTGGGGCCTGCCCATCAGCGAACTGGCCGACATCGAACTCGTCAAGGACTGA